The following coding sequences lie in one Silvanigrella aquatica genomic window:
- a CDS encoding ester cyclase, which produces MENKKKILMNLYTTIFAEGKSDEISKYYHPDVKGYFNSRELTLTDLITGVATVTKLYTSIETKIEDMIITENKTATRLCRTMVRIQDNKKISMNLIIIKHFHEGKINHVWTICDNNDVTAIWND; this is translated from the coding sequence ATGGAAAATAAGAAAAAAATTTTAATGAATCTATACACAACAATTTTTGCTGAAGGCAAATCGGATGAAATAAGTAAATACTACCATCCTGATGTAAAAGGCTACTTTAATTCTCGTGAGCTTACACTCACAGACTTGATAACTGGGGTTGCTACAGTAACAAAACTATATACTTCTATTGAAACAAAAATTGAAGACATGATCATTACTGAAAATAAGACAGCTACGAGACTATGCAGAACTATGGTTCGCATACAAGATAATAAAAAAATCAGCATGAATTTAATTATTATTAAGCACTTTCATGAAGGAAAAATAAATCATGTCTGGACTATCTGCGATAATAACGATGTAACTGCAATTTGGAATGACTAA
- a CDS encoding non-ribosomal peptide synthetase — DLNKKSNYLGHNIRKIFQDLFAKKFQKDNLIIVFMDKNIDVYISFLAILKAGGAFVPIDPEDPIERIKYIIDDTKAPIVITQEKLLIKNSFLQKNNYKIILIEDVHNQKLEVDKNQNLSNINCPQDLAYVMYTSGTTGRPKGVKIEHKGVTRLVKNTNYVTIIPEDRIMQASKIFFDASTFEIWGALLNGAVSCVVDKNVLLQPQSLANYISQNKISISFLTTGLFNELASQDISVFYKLRKLYIGGEAARPDLIKTLIDSTQAKNLIVNNIYGPTECTTFSTYFVVKSLLDNASSIPIGKPISGAKCYILNDYLELLPAGVSGELCISGPGVARGYLNNIELNNTKFILNPYAENKNFDTFLYRTGDLACYLDNGDIEIVGRIDQQVKLRGYRIELKEIEICLSAHPGIQRCAVKLKENSEKRKIIIAYFVQNNNKFVDQEEIISYLKQKLPQYMIPGLFMELDSIPLTRTGKVDYNALPDPIQHKIELSENNRNLESEKKFNIENEVLKIWQEILELGNINSDNNFFDIGGDSLLLMRLHSKLENLLKKEIPLSILFEYTNISTQSSYLNSLISEKDSLTNIIFNSWKLTLETNKIDINDNFFDIGGNSLLLMRLHNNLENSLKKSIPLNELFTYTTISEQVNYFSNQKIEFNSQLSLGESRAMKRLAARNISFAKIVNTNIENQL; from the coding sequence AGATTTAAATAAAAAATCAAATTATCTTGGACATAATATAAGAAAAATATTTCAAGATTTGTTTGCAAAAAAATTTCAAAAAGATAACTTAATAATTGTTTTCATGGATAAAAATATTGATGTTTATATTTCATTTCTTGCAATATTAAAAGCAGGTGGGGCATTTGTTCCGATTGATCCTGAAGATCCTATTGAGAGAATAAAATATATAATCGATGATACCAAAGCTCCAATAGTAATTACACAAGAAAAATTATTGATAAAAAATTCCTTTTTACAAAAAAATAATTATAAAATCATCCTAATTGAAGATGTTCATAATCAAAAACTTGAAGTAGATAAAAATCAAAATTTATCTAATATTAATTGCCCACAAGATTTAGCCTATGTTATGTATACCTCAGGCACAACAGGAAGACCAAAGGGAGTTAAAATAGAACATAAAGGCGTCACCCGCTTAGTTAAAAATACAAATTATGTTACAATAATACCTGAAGATCGGATCATGCAAGCATCAAAAATATTTTTCGATGCTTCAACTTTTGAAATTTGGGGAGCACTACTAAATGGTGCTGTATCATGTGTCGTTGATAAAAATGTATTGCTTCAACCACAATCATTAGCTAATTATATTTCTCAGAATAAAATTTCTATATCATTTCTAACGACAGGATTATTCAATGAACTCGCCAGTCAAGACATTTCAGTATTCTATAAACTAAGAAAATTATATATTGGCGGTGAGGCAGCTAGGCCAGATTTAATAAAAACTCTTATTGATAGTACACAGGCAAAGAATCTAATAGTTAATAATATTTATGGTCCTACTGAATGCACGACTTTTTCGACATATTTTGTTGTCAAATCTTTATTAGATAATGCTTCATCAATTCCAATTGGTAAACCAATTTCAGGTGCAAAATGTTATATTTTAAATGACTATTTAGAATTACTTCCTGCTGGAGTTAGTGGTGAATTATGCATTAGTGGACCTGGAGTAGCTCGTGGTTATCTTAATAATATCGAGTTAAATAATACTAAATTTATTTTAAATCCTTATGCAGAAAATAAAAATTTTGACACATTTTTATATCGTACTGGTGACCTTGCTTGTTATTTAGATAATGGCGATATTGAAATCGTTGGTAGAATTGATCAACAGGTTAAACTTCGTGGTTATCGAATTGAACTAAAGGAAATCGAAATTTGTTTATCAGCTCATCCAGGCATACAAAGATGCGCTGTAAAATTAAAAGAAAATTCTGAAAAAAGAAAAATTATTATAGCTTACTTTGTTCAGAATAACAATAAATTTGTAGACCAAGAAGAAATAATAAGCTATTTGAAGCAAAAGTTACCTCAGTATATGATTCCAGGATTATTTATGGAACTTGATTCAATTCCTCTCACAAGGACTGGAAAAGTTGATTACAATGCTCTACCTGATCCTATTCAACATAAAATTGAGCTAAGTGAAAATAATAGAAATTTGGAATCAGAAAAGAAGTTTAACATTGAAAATGAAGTTCTTAAAATATGGCAAGAAATACTAGAATTAGGAAATATTAATTCTGACAATAATTTCTTTGATATTGGTGGAGATTCTTTATTATTAATGAGACTACATTCTAAATTAGAAAATCTTTTAAAGAAAGAAATACCATTATCAATTTTATTTGAATATACAAATATTTCTACTCAAAGTTCATACTTAAATTCTTTAATTTCAGAAAAAGATAGTCTAACAAATATCATTTTTAACTCCTGGAAATTAACATTAGAAACAAATAAAATTGATATAAATGATAATTTTTTCGATATTGGAGGAAACTCTTTATTATTAATGAGACTTCATAATAATCTTGAAAATTCTTTGAAAAAATCGATCCCATTAAATGAACTTTTTACATACACAACGATCAGTGAACAGGTAAACTATTTTTCTAATCAAAAAATAGAATTTAATTCACAACTTTCATTGGGCGAGAGTAGAGCAATGAAAAGATTAGCTGCTCGAAATATTAGCTTTGCTAAGATAGTAAATACAAATATAGAGAATCAATTATGA